The Huiozyma naganishii CBS 8797 chromosome 9, complete genome nucleotide sequence GGCACTGTTCCATGACCGCACAGATAATTGATCTGTTGAGTGCTAAGAACTACATGTCTATAAGGAACGGGATTGAGTTCATGAAGTACGTTTCTCGTGTGTTCCCCGTTGTGAGGGACCATGTCGAGCTCCTATGTGGTCTTTTGGAGTCCAACCTTGTCTCTGAGGAGAGGGAGGACATTATCCTACCAACAAGTGCGTTGCTTGGTCATTTAAAGGCGCGGTTGCGGAAGTCGGCCATTGCGTTATCTGACTTTTGTGAGATGACCCCAGAGGAGCAACTGGAGGCACAGAAGTACGCTGAGGAGGTTAAGGAGATTGAGGAGTACGATAAGATGATCAAGAACGAGGAGAAGCAAGAGGAGATTAAGAGgaagttgcaagagaacAAGCTCCGTCGGGAGCAAACTGTGCAGACTGTCCCAACAGCGCATAACGACGAGGAGCAGAGCGTGGAGGAATCGGCAACCGCAGCGGGTcagaagaaggaggccCCTGCCCGTGTCCCCACGGGACCCAGCGTCGCCTCATTGCAAGGAACTCCACCAGTGGGATCCGCATCCGAGCGGGCTCCACCCAGTGGGACCGTTTGGTCGTTGAACAAGCTTTTGGCGTGCATGGAGGACGTCGCGTACCATGTACAGGCGAACAACGTCGAGAAGGCCCTGAAATACATCCCTGACGAGCAGATGCAACGGGATATCCGTTCTTTGACACGGCGCACGACGCTGCCGCTGCCCGATTTCCGCAACTCGCTGTACAAACTGCTGAGCGAGTACTTCGAGTCCCTGATCTACTACCCGAAGAACCCTGACTTCCAGCGGTTGCTGTCCAATGTCCGCAACGGTGTCATGAAGCTGACCCGTACCGTGGATGACAGGTCCACCGCGGACATGTACGATTCCAACGCAGGGGCGTCTAAGAGCAGGTACGAAGCTGCCAATGGCAGTGCCAGTGCGAGTAAATCTACCCCCACGACAGGTACGAACCCTCGGTACAAAAGTGCACGTTCAAGCAGCAGCACGAAGAGAGCATCGGACCCGCCCAAAGCGTCGTTCTCTGCCAAGAGACCCAGTGGAGATGCCCCCCTAGGGGTGGAACGCCCAGGGAAACGGTACAAACCTGCTGACCAGCGGTCGACAGAGTCCATGAGGGGCGCAAGACAGGAGTTCCGCGGCGGGTACGCGAGAGAAAGGGACCCTCCACGGTCGCGGTTCTCGCAGAacccacagcagcagcagcctgCGTCACGCAACGGTCTGCCACAGGGCCCCAAGAGCAGGTACCAGCGGTGAAGTAACAGTAAACAGTAACAGTTCATCAGATCTTGAACCTTTACTTAATTCTAAAAGTTGACGAAGTTTGACGAAGTGCGAAGAGTCGTTAGAAGTTGGATGCtttgggggggggggtccGTCGGGTGCCAAGGGATGAGTGAAGAGGTATGGAGTGGCAATGAGGGCACGCTGTCCGTGTACGTGTCGAAGGCGCGGGATCTTCCGAACCTGACGAAGTTGGACAAGCAGAACGTGATGCTTCGGCTGCGGGTGGCGCACATGACGAGGGAGTCCGACGTGCTGTTCCGTGCTGGGCAGAACCCTGTGTTTGACTACTTGGAGAAGTTTGAGATCACGCCGGGCGTGCGCCCGCTGATGTACGTCGAGGTGTACTGTGACCGGAGGAAGAAACCGCCGCTGCCGATCGGGCGGTGCGAGGTGGACTTGCTGAATGGGATCCGTGCGGACCCGAGGGACGGGTACTGTACGTGGTACGATCTGCGAAGGGACGGGAACGAGTTCGCGGGAACAGTGTTTGTGGAATTGAGTTTCAAGCCGTTGCCCAGGACTGCGTCGCGAGGTGGTGCATCTGGGCAAATGGATGAGCGGATGGTGGAACGACCGATCCCGCCGCTCCCCACAGATCTGGCGTCCTTGCACTTGGGCCCGGAGGGCCCGGGGCGCTCAGTCCCATCACAATCCGGTGGTTACATGCACCTCTCTGAGATGCGGCAAGTGACGCCGAGTGTCAACCGAGACGTCTGGGCTGCTGGTAGCATAGGAGCAGCAAGCACCCCCGCGAGCAATTACTCTCCTCCACGGTTCGACACGTCGACGGCGACATCAGCGACATCTGCATCGGAGGACACGCGGTTCCATTTCgccaacttgaagaagttgaagcaGCGGATCGACGTGTTCCGGAACCCGCAGTCCTCTGCGGACGGCGGCGGAGGTAGTGGTACCAGTACCTCTGGGTCTACTGACGGCGGTGTAGACATCGCAGCACTCGAGAAGGCCATTGGTGTCACTGCAGGACGccacgacgacgacgatgcATCGCTGCCGGGCGACGTGCGGAACCCAAGTAAGTTCGAGACGCAGCCACCGCTTCCGGCGCTCCCCAGCAGTGCCAGTGCCAGTACAAGTAGCAACAGGGGACCTGCGCTGCCGTTGCTCCCGCGCTCGTCGCCGAGAAGACCGGCGCCGCCAGGGACAGTCCACCATGGGTAGCTAGAAGTAGTGATGATGAGTGTATAAGATATTGTATGTACTAATGCGAGAGTGGTTTGTGTTAGAATGCCGGTTCGTCTCCGTACCCGTCGTCGTCCCCCGCgccgtcgtcgtcgtcgtctccGTCGTTGAAGTACTTCTCCGCGTTGTAgtcgtcgttgtcgtcgtcgtcgtcgctgtcCTCGAAGTCCTCGTCCTCAATCTCCTGCGGCGGTGCTCCTAAGGTCTTCTCCGTGGCAGCGGTGCCGTTGACACCTGAGGGATCCCCCGAGCCGGCGAGAACACTCTCCTCCTCGACCTCCTCTGccaattccttcaacttctcgagCATGGACCTTCCGAGTTCCTCCTCAGAGGGATCCCCGTCTTGTCCAATACcttgttgctgctgctgttgctcttgcaactgctgctgcctcTGTTGCAACTTGAGCAGCCGCTTCTTGTCCCTCCCGCCCATCACCCCATGCAGCTCCGTCGGGAACAGCATCAAGTTGAACGGGTGGTTATCGAGGGACAGTTCGTCTGCGGACCGTTGCCGGAGGTACCTGTCGCTGTACCTCGCAACAATGGGAGCACCCGTAGTGACACTCCCCCCACGGGTATCAGAGAAGAACACAGAGTCCCTGAGCGTCGCATGCTGCAGGGCGTACCATTTGGCAACACGTTGTTCAGTCCGCGTCGTCATGATACTGTTCACTGGGAGAGGCACCTGCGGGACCTCAGAGATCTGCGCTTGCAACTGCGACACCTGCTGGATGTCCCCGTACCCGAGCCCCGCGGGGATCACCGTCTGCTGCCCTCCAGACCGTCTCTTGAAGCTCATGGGGGCGTATAGCAATGGTGGTCTGGCAGTGGTGCaactgctcatcgcatctCGAAGTGAAAAGTTTTATGTATGGTGTATACAGAGAGGCATAGGTATAGACGTAGAGGTAGCGGTGTGGTCAGTCCTCTAGTAGATCAGCGATATCGTCGTCCCGCTGGGAGTCGAATTGACCCTCTCTCAACTTGTCGATCGCAGAGGCTAGCAACTCTTGCTGCTGCTTGACACGCACACGCGTCTTGTTCCCCCACCCGAACTGCGAAAGCtccgacgacgacgacgatgcTGCAGCAGGTCCCTTGGCGGACTCCATCGCCGGCTCTGTGGCCGGTGCGCCCTCCTTGCGCAACTTATCCTGCTCCAGTTGCCTCTTCAATTGCCTCTTCGCCAAGTCCCGCTGTACAAGCGTCCTGATGAGCATGTACCCACCAACAACGATCACCAGACGAAGCAACTTGTACACGTCAAACCCATCCCACATGTGCACCAGCTGTACGTACACCGTATCCGTTAATCCCATCGTTGCAGTGCTGTGTGGGGTGTTACGAGTGGTAGTGAGAGTAAGAGTAGGACCTCTTTGTCGATTTGAAGTTTTagagaagaagacgatgGCGATGAGGTGTCAATGGTGAAGGCGGTGGCGGCGGTGCAGGCCGTGGTGAGGCTTTGGTAAATGGTCTTGAGGACTGTGTGCTACCTGCTTTACTTGAGATCTTGATTTGTGGTTACGTAGAGTATGTAGTGGATAAGCCACCTGCAAAAGTGAAGTGCTACAGCAACGCAACGTGGAGCAAATGTCTATggtttgttgttgtagttcAACAACGCCACTCCCGGCGACACTCGCTTCGCTCGTATCGCTGAGAGCAGTAGTTGCTTCACCGTATCTTCGCCCACGCCACAAGCAGTATCAACAGCACAAGCACCGCTATAATCGCATAACTGACCAACTTATTCGCGACGACCCTCCTGGCCATACTCTTGAGCGTCCTTAGCGATCTATCCACACTCGAGTCTGCCTCCCTGAGCGTGCCCCTCGCGCCCTCCAGTGTCTCCCTCTGCGCCCTCAGATCCTCCATGATCTGTGCCCCAACATTCTCCGTATCGTGTGCCAGCCTCGAGGTCTCCCGAAGCCGATCTCCAGTCCTCCCCAAAACACCAGCGGACTGCAACAGCTGGCCTCGTTGCTCCTGTGCTTGCGACTGAGACTCCAGATCCCCTGCCCCGGGACCAAACAGCAACCCACGTTGCACCTCGGCCCTCGCGTGCTCAACAAGCGTCTCAAACTCCCTCTGCATCACACCACGGAGGTCCCTACACCTCCCACGCATCGCAGCCTTCTCCTGCGGCGTCCCACACCGTGTCACCTCCAAAGCCATCGCATCCAACAGAGCGTCCAACTCGCCCCGAGCGTCCTCCAAGGACGCAACCCCACTTGGAGCACCGCGCACACGGGCCAACACCGACTGGAACTCGCTCTCGTAGTCCTCAAACCGCGTCATACCACACTCCAACGGTCCCTCTTGCACCAGGTTCCAGTGGTAGTTGGTAGTAGGTGAAACGTATTCGAAACGGCTTCACATTAAGACCCATATGGGCCAAACTGTTGATGATAAGAGCAGGCCAGTGAGGATGCGGTCAAGGATCCCCAGGGTGCCCTGTGCGAGGCGGCCAATGCTGGCTCGGGACGGTTCACGACACACTGGTGGCAGCGGAGGGCTTTCATTTGGTGACGAGGAGTCTGTGGCGAGGGTGAAGTCCCGACAGCGGCGGGTGATGCTGGACTTGGCGAGGGTGCAGCAGTGCATTGCGAGTGTTGAGCAGCAGTTGGCCCAGCTGAGGGACGTTGAGTGGCCTGCGGTTCTTGTGGAATGCGACGACACCGCGGAGAGAAGCGCAAGTTTGCAGCGGGACGTGACAAGGTTGGATGAAGAGATTGCCGCCGTGGTCGCGGAGGAGACACAGGTGAGGACACTCGCAGAGCAACGTGTTGAGCAGTGTCAGTGGCAGCACTCTGTTGAGGTTCAAGAACTGGCGAACTCGCTCGAGGCAGCGTTTCTTCAGGAACGAGTGGACCAAGAGCAAGAGTTGCAACGACGTGTAGCAGAGTGGGACACGGTGGACCCGCCACGGGATCTACAACATCTGAGAGAACTGCATGAGACTTTGCGGGGGGAGCACAACGAGCTGGCCTCCGCGAATGTGAGCCAGTGCCGGTTGTTCGAATCCGAGTCACTTGCACCGCAATGGACAGCTCTACAAGAGGGCAAGACACAGGAACTCAATGAACTGATCAAGGagaagcagcagaagaacTTGGCCGAGGCGGCGATGCTCAGAGACTGTACTGCTGCGGTACAGCAAGATATCAGCCGGTACGAAACATCCTGTGAGGAACTCGCCTTGGAGACTGCACAGTTGCAAGAACGTATCGCTGCAATGAACCAGTGCAAGAAGGTCGCAATGGGGGAATCGCACCTCCAGGAGACTCGATTGCAGCGTGCAGAAGACCGTGTTCGTGCTCTAGAGGAACGACTCGCGACAGAATCACACCCAGAACTGCAACGAGCAAGGGACAAAGTCGACGCCGCGCACCGCACCAACGCACAACTCTCACGGGCGGCGACACCATCAGGGAACGCATCACCGCCAACTACAACGACACCCACAGACGACGCACAGCCATGAACTGGAAGTCGAATTCGAAGTacaaatatttgaagaaggacgcACCTACAAGAACCCTCTGCGACTGCAGTGCAAAGAGGCCAACCACGACACGAGGACAAGGGACACGATGAGAACGACGTTCAGAGAGCTTGTGTTGGTGCTATTAAGTGTGGCCGTGTTCCCGGTGAGGGCGGCGACGACGGGGACTGGGACTGGGACAGGGACGGCAActggaacagcagcagggaCTGCAACTGCAACGGCTACATCTGCTGACACAGATGTAGCTGACGCAGATACCTCCGACCCCAACCTCACGATCGTCGGAACATGGTCTTCCAAGTCGAACCAGGTGTTCACTGGCCCCGGGTTCTACGACCCCGTGGACGAGTTGCTGATCGAGCCCTCGTTGCCCGGGGTGTCGTACTCGTTCACCGCTGACGGGTACTTCGAGGAGGCGACATACCAGGTCTCAGGGAACCCACGGGACCCCTCGTGCCCCCAGGCCGCTCTGACGTGGCAGCACGGCCGTTACGAGGTGCTCAAGAACGGTACCCTCGTGTTGCACCCGCTGACCGTGGACGGAAGACAACTTGTCAGCGATCCGTGCACGGACAAGGGCACCTCGACGTACACCCGCTACAACCAGACGGAGACCTTCAAGTCGTACCTGGTCTTCATCGACCCGTACCACGGGATCTACACTTTGCAACTGTACCAATTCGATGGGTCCCCCATGCAACCACTGTACTTGGCGTACAGACCACCAATGATGCTCCCCACACAGACTCTGAACCCAACGTCGTCCGGTGCAAACGTCCAGGAGTCTCAGGCCCCATCTCAAGCGAAACGGTCACTGCAACAGAACGTCAAAAGGTCCTTAGAGAACAAGTACCGCACGAACGCGGAACTCAGACCAACAGCAGGTATCGCGTGGGACCTCGTATGGTACAGTTCTGCAGCGGTCCTGGGTCTAGGGTCAGTGCTCTTCCTCGTGTATTGAGCAAGAAGTATACAGTGTTACATATTTGTATAGGTGAAGACTACTACTATGACAACTACTCGATGAGGTCCTCGACTACTTCGAGACCGCAACCAGTGCACCGTCGTGTGACGGTGCCCTCGATGTCCTTGGGACCCTCGCGCGTCACAAACTCGTGCGTGTGTCGTGGACCGTACTTCCCACGATGGTACTTCTTTGTAAACTCCTGTGCTCTCGTGCGCAGCCTCATCTGCTTGATCTCCCGGTCGTACTTCCGCGTCTTGCGGTCCCTACGGTCCGTCTCACGCCGTTCCCACTCGGCGTCCAGCGCCTCTAGGGACCCCCATTTCGAAGAGGCGAACCGTTCCACCTCGCACCGCACGAACAGTTGCATCCGAGCGTACGTCGCCGCGTGAGGGTTCGCTCTTTCCCACCGGTGGAACAGTGTATCGTCTGCCAACTCGGACTCGGTCAGCAGGTAGTCGCCCTTGCACTCGGTCTTCGTCAGCAGACTGTACTTCTCCGGATGAGCTCGAGCACACTGCTTGCACACGGTGAGCTGGAACACTTTATCTAGCACTGGGTCCAGCTCGACGTTGATCCGGCACTCCATGCACCTGCGCATCGTGTGCGCATCCTCTAGCGATGGCGGTGGCACCAAAGTCTCTTGTGGACCAAACAGTTCCCTCTTCTCCCGCTGTGCGGCCTTCCACTCCTCCAAAGAGGTACCAACGGCACCGTCAGATCCACCACCCTCACCGGGCCCACTGCGGCTGCTGATGTACCCTCCGTTGAGGTTCTCGAGCGTCGCGAAGTCGTAGTCGATGTAGTCGCTCTTCCTGACACTCGGTTTCAGCGGTGGTCCTTTCGTCTTGGGAGCCGGGTCCTTCTCCTGGAGCAACCCACGCGCCCGCAGCCGCTCAGCGGCTGCAGCCCTGTTCCTCGCAATCCGCTCAGCCATCGCCCGTCTGAGGTTCTAACCTTCAGCCCTCTTCGTCTACCGCTTCGCTAAACGATAGAAGCGATATAATCGCAACGAGCGACGACAGCAACGACGAGGTATAAAAGGAGCGTGTTGGCCAGTAGGCAGGTGCCGTTACCACTCCCCTGCAGTCCAATTGAAGACAACACAGACAACCGATGAGACTGCTATCCGTTCTGTTGCCCCTCGTCCTGGTCGGGTACGTCCTGAACAAGTTGTACTCGACGTGGTTGCCCACGAACTACGTGTTTGACTGGCAGACGATCAACCAGCTGTGCAACGGTGTGATCGCACAGACCGACTTCGCCGCT carries:
- the INN1 gene encoding Inn1p (similar to Saccharomyces cerevisiae YNL152W; ancestral locus Anc_2.124), which translates into the protein MSEEVWSGNEGTLSVYVSKARDLPNLTKLDKQNVMLRLRVAHMTRESDVLFRAGQNPVFDYLEKFEITPGVRPLMYVEVYCDRRKKPPLPIGRCEVDLLNGIRADPRDGYCTWYDLRRDGNEFAGTVFVELSFKPLPRTASRGGASGQMDERMVERPIPPLPTDLASLHLGPEGPGRSVPSQSGGYMHLSEMRQVTPSVNRDVWAAGSIGAASTPASNYSPPRFDTSTATSATSASEDTRFHFANLKKLKQRIDVFRNPQSSADGGGGSGTSTSGSTDGGVDIAALEKAIGVTAGRHDDDDASLPGDVRNPSKFETQPPLPALPSSASASTSSNRGPALPLLPRSSPRRPAPPGTVHHG
- the RPC31 gene encoding DNA-directed RNA polymerase III subunit C31 (similar to Saccharomyces cerevisiae RPC31 (YNL151C); ancestral locus Anc_2.122), translating into MSFKRRSGGQQTVIPAGLGYGDIQQVSQLQAQISEVPQVPLPVNSIMTTRTEQRVAKWYALQHATLRDSVFFSDTRGGSVTTGAPIVARYSDRYLRQRSADELSLDNHPFNLMLFPTELHGVMGGRDKKRLLKLQQRQQQLQEQQQQQQGIGQDGDPSEEELGRSMLEKLKELAEEVEEESVLAGSGDPSGVNGTAATEKTLGAPPQEIEDEDFEDSDDDDDNDDYNAEKYFNDGDDDDDGAGDDDGYGDEPAF
- the PGA2 gene encoding Pga2p (similar to Saccharomyces cerevisiae PGA2 (YNL149C); ancestral locus Anc_2.121); amino-acid sequence: MGLTDTVYVQLVHMWDGFDVYKLLRLVIVVGGYMLIRTLVQRDLAKRQLKRQLEQDKLRKEGAPATEPAMESAKGPAAASSSSSELSQFGWGNKTRVRVKQQQELLASAIDKLREGQFDSQRDDDIADLLED
- the VTI1 gene encoding v-SNARE protein VTI1 (similar to Saccharomyces cerevisiae VTI1 (YMR197C); ancestral locus Anc_6.287), coding for MTRFEDYESEFQSVLARVRGAPSGVASLEDARGELDALLDAMALEVTRCGTPQEKAAMRGRCRDLRGVMQREFETLVEHARAEVQRGLLFGPGAGDLESQSQAQEQRGQLLQSAGVLGRTGDRLRETSRLAHDTENVGAQIMEDLRAQRETLEGARGTLREADSSVDRSLRTLKSMARRVVANKLVSYAIIAVLVLLILLVAWAKIR
- the CIK1 gene encoding Cik1p (similar to Saccharomyces cerevisiae CIK1 (YMR198W) and VIK1 (YPL253C); ancestral locus Anc_6.289), with the protein product MGQTVDDKSRPVRMRSRIPRVPCARRPMLARDGSRHTGGSGGLSFGDEESVARVKSRQRRVMLDLARVQQCIASVEQQLAQLRDVEWPAVLVECDDTAERSASLQRDVTRLDEEIAAVVAEETQVRTLAEQRVEQCQWQHSVEVQELANSLEAAFLQERVDQEQELQRRVAEWDTVDPPRDLQHLRELHETLRGEHNELASANVSQCRLFESESLAPQWTALQEGKTQELNELIKEKQQKNLAEAAMLRDCTAAVQQDISRYETSCEELALETAQLQERIAAMNQCKKVAMGESHLQETRLQRAEDRVRALEERLATESHPELQRARDKVDAAHRTNAQLSRAATPSGNASPPTTTTPTDDAQP
- the ROT1 gene encoding Rot1p (similar to Saccharomyces cerevisiae ROT1 (YMR200W); ancestral locus Anc_6.294); amino-acid sequence: MRTTFRELVLVLLSVAVFPVRAATTGTGTGTGTATGTAAGTATATATSADTDVADADTSDPNLTIVGTWSSKSNQVFTGPGFYDPVDELLIEPSLPGVSYSFTADGYFEEATYQVSGNPRDPSCPQAALTWQHGRYEVLKNGTLVLHPLTVDGRQLVSDPCTDKGTSTYTRYNQTETFKSYLVFIDPYHGIYTLQLYQFDGSPMQPLYLAYRPPMMLPTQTLNPTSSGANVQESQAPSQAKRSLQQNVKRSLENKYRTNAELRPTAGIAWDLVWYSSAAVLGLGSVLFLVY
- the RAD14 gene encoding DNA repair protein RAD14 (similar to Saccharomyces cerevisiae RAD14 (YMR201C); ancestral locus Anc_6.296): MAERIARNRAAAAERLRARGLLQEKDPAPKTKGPPLKPSVRKSDYIDYDFATLENLNGGYISSRSGPGEGGGSDGAVGTSLEEWKAAQREKRELFGPQETLVPPPSLEDAHTMRRCMECRINVELDPVLDKVFQLTVCKQCARAHPEKYSLLTKTECKGDYLLTESELADDTLFHRWERANPHAATYARMQLFVRCEVERFASSKWGSLEALDAEWERRETDRRDRKTRKYDREIKQMRLRTRAQEFTKKYHRGKYGPRHTHEFVTREGPKDIEGTVTRRCTGCGLEVVEDLIE